Proteins co-encoded in one Listeria ivanovii subsp. ivanovii genomic window:
- a CDS encoding PTS sugar transporter subunit IIA translates to MSFLDKELVNLHGSATKADEAITQAGELLVNAGYVSEQYVEKMVESYHENGAYFVIAPQIAIPHARPTDGVENSAVSLVVLKEGVNFGHAANDPVRLVFGLAATSSEAHLKVIQKIVSLLSNNDNIEKMIQAEDYQAIGELVEG, encoded by the coding sequence ATGTCTTTTTTGGATAAAGAGCTTGTAAATCTGCATGGATCAGCAACAAAAGCTGACGAAGCTATCACACAAGCAGGAGAATTATTAGTAAATGCAGGTTATGTAAGCGAACAGTATGTAGAAAAAATGGTGGAATCTTATCATGAAAATGGTGCGTACTTTGTCATTGCACCTCAAATAGCCATACCGCATGCAAGACCAACAGATGGTGTAGAAAACTCAGCGGTATCTCTAGTCGTATTAAAAGAAGGCGTGAATTTCGGACACGCCGCTAATGATCCCGTACGATTAGTATTCGGACTCGCAGCAACTTCTAGTGAGGCACATTTAAAAGTCATTCAAAAAATCGTTTCCTTGCTTAGTAATAACGATAACATTGAAAAAATGATTCAAGCAGAAGATTACCAAGCAATTGGAGAACTAGTGGAGGGATAA
- a CDS encoding ABC transporter ATP-binding protein — translation MNYIKVNHLTKIIKNHTVLEDIDFELKQGGIYSFIGHNGSGKTMLFRALCGFIAPTSGDINIDGVAINETKSFPEKTGIIIENPGFLANYTGYQNLEYLASIRNQIGKKEILDALEKVGLSGKEDVKVKKYSLGMRQRLGIAQAIMEDPDLLIFDEPTNSLDKAGSQSFIDLILDLKEKGKTILLASHHIADIDGISDETFEMEAGRIINRRKE, via the coding sequence ATGAATTATATTAAAGTTAATCATTTAACAAAGATAATTAAAAATCATACTGTTTTGGAAGACATTGATTTTGAGCTAAAACAAGGTGGGATTTATTCGTTTATAGGCCATAATGGTTCAGGAAAAACAATGTTGTTTAGAGCGTTATGCGGTTTTATTGCGCCAACAAGTGGTGACATTAATATTGATGGTGTAGCTATTAATGAAACTAAATCTTTTCCAGAAAAGACAGGAATTATTATTGAAAATCCAGGATTTTTAGCTAATTATACAGGATATCAAAATTTGGAATACTTAGCTTCTATTAGAAATCAAATAGGAAAAAAAGAGATTCTTGATGCGTTAGAAAAAGTGGGGCTTTCTGGAAAAGAGGATGTAAAAGTAAAAAAATACTCGCTTGGAATGAGACAAAGACTTGGTATTGCTCAAGCGATTATGGAAGATCCAGATTTGCTAATATTTGATGAACCAACAAATTCACTGGATAAAGCAGGCAGTCAAAGTTTTATTGACTTGATTTTAGATTTAAAAGAAAAAGGAAAAACTATACTATTAGCCAGTCATCATATTGCTGATATTGACGGGATATCAGATGAAACATTTGAAATGGAAGCAGGTCGAATAATAAATAGGAGAAAAGAATGA
- the rpsG gene encoding 30S ribosomal protein S7: protein MPRKGPVTKRDVLPDPIYNSKLVTRLINKMMVDGKRGKSQAILYSAFDIIAQETGKDPMEVFEQAMKNIMPLLEVKARRVGGANYQVPIEVRADRRSTLGLRWLVNYARLRGEKTMEVRVAREIMDAANNTGASVKKREDTHKMADANRAFAHYRW, encoded by the coding sequence ATGCCTCGTAAAGGTCCTGTTACTAAACGTGACGTGTTACCAGATCCGATTTATAATTCGAAACTAGTAACTCGTTTAATCAATAAAATGATGGTTGACGGAAAACGTGGAAAGTCTCAAGCTATCCTGTATTCCGCATTCGATATCATTGCACAAGAAACTGGTAAAGATCCAATGGAAGTATTTGAACAAGCAATGAAAAACATTATGCCACTTCTTGAAGTTAAAGCTCGCCGTGTAGGTGGTGCTAACTATCAAGTACCTATCGAAGTACGTGCTGACCGTCGTTCTACTCTTGGTCTTCGTTGGTTAGTAAATTATGCTCGCCTTCGTGGAGAAAAAACAATGGAAGTACGTGTTGCTCGCGAAATCATGGATGCTGCCAATAATACTGGTGCTTCTGTTAAGAAACGCGAAGATACACACAAAATGGCTGATGCTAACAGAGCATTCGCACACTATCGTTGGTAA
- a CDS encoding BglG family transcription antiterminator, which translates to MVQFDDRNITLLDSLVVANVYLAPEKLQEELGISKRTLQYDVEKINKELDTIGLDGIQSVRAQGYYLLEDEKVTIKQLLENRETRHKVFTASERRIRILFFLLVTDARVIIDTINQCNEVSRNTSLQDIKQLKLALKQFNLELTYDRKHGNMVLGDERNIRQFFIHYCMNNEEISTADQLLNLMKMKPMIKNQELFPSLDRIFEILAATEKKIGIRYTDEVIERIGIMIFFFKERMKKSCYLNDQDENEVDSFEIAQEIYLALQKAEDFRMKRAEIAYLGKLLLGASRLNDAAAVEGKLNLIVEKIIAEFERLACVNFEDHQNLKKDLLLHLQPAYYRLKFQIEWINPLRADIKQEYSDVYEITKKSLEPLEELLSETIPEDEVAYVTILFGGYLSRKNNTLVERKKLLIVCSKGVGTSRMIERQLSQLLGERVEILEPISIREFEKGIYSPDFIVSTLPIIEQKAPVFIVSPIVTEVQKQQLMKAIAPHILQKDSDARMLSSVLDVVDQYAKVEDREKLAAKLKSVLFQVKSDSQLEKSPTLKELLPKERITFKDSVADWREAIQIASKSLQEEGYISKNYQTAMIENIEKLGPYIVIAPGIALPHASAEDGAYRVGMSLLRLDQAVSFSSKAKDQVKLIIVLASIDSYTHINALSQLTNLIMKHHLLEQIEKATTASEIAEMLTIE; encoded by the coding sequence GTGGTACAATTTGATGATAGAAATATTACGTTGCTTGATTCACTTGTAGTGGCGAACGTATATCTTGCTCCGGAAAAGCTACAAGAAGAACTAGGCATTTCTAAGCGGACGTTGCAATATGATGTGGAAAAAATTAATAAAGAACTAGATACTATCGGACTTGATGGAATACAATCTGTTCGTGCGCAAGGCTATTATTTGTTAGAAGATGAAAAAGTGACAATTAAACAATTGCTTGAAAATAGGGAGACAAGGCATAAAGTCTTTACAGCAAGTGAACGCCGGATTCGTATTTTATTTTTCCTGCTCGTAACTGATGCTCGGGTAATTATTGATACGATAAATCAATGCAATGAAGTTAGTCGTAATACCAGTTTGCAAGATATAAAACAATTGAAGTTAGCGCTGAAACAATTTAATTTAGAACTCACATATGATCGCAAACACGGCAATATGGTTTTGGGAGACGAGCGTAATATTCGCCAATTTTTCATTCATTACTGCATGAATAACGAAGAAATTTCAACAGCGGATCAGTTACTCAATTTGATGAAAATGAAACCGATGATAAAAAATCAGGAGTTATTTCCTAGTTTAGATAGGATTTTTGAAATACTAGCTGCTACGGAGAAAAAAATTGGCATTCGCTATACAGATGAAGTTATCGAGCGAATTGGTATCATGATTTTCTTCTTTAAAGAACGTATGAAAAAAAGTTGTTATTTGAATGACCAAGATGAAAATGAAGTAGATTCTTTTGAAATAGCACAAGAAATTTATTTAGCGTTACAAAAAGCAGAAGACTTTCGAATGAAGCGTGCAGAGATTGCTTATTTAGGGAAACTTTTACTTGGAGCCAGTCGGTTGAATGATGCTGCTGCGGTGGAAGGAAAGTTAAACCTTATTGTCGAAAAAATAATTGCTGAATTTGAGCGACTAGCTTGTGTAAACTTTGAAGATCATCAGAACTTGAAGAAAGATTTACTCTTACACTTGCAGCCTGCTTATTATCGATTGAAATTTCAAATTGAGTGGATTAATCCCTTACGAGCGGATATTAAACAAGAGTATAGCGATGTTTATGAGATTACCAAAAAATCATTAGAACCGCTAGAAGAATTGCTTAGTGAAACAATTCCTGAGGATGAAGTGGCCTATGTGACGATCCTTTTTGGAGGGTATTTATCACGGAAAAATAATACGCTAGTAGAACGAAAAAAATTATTGATTGTATGCTCTAAAGGTGTAGGGACTTCCAGAATGATTGAACGCCAATTGTCACAGTTACTAGGTGAACGAGTAGAGATTTTAGAGCCAATTTCGATTCGGGAGTTTGAAAAAGGGATTTATTCACCAGATTTTATTGTCTCAACCTTACCAATTATCGAACAGAAAGCTCCAGTGTTTATCGTTAGTCCAATTGTGACAGAAGTACAAAAACAACAACTTATGAAGGCGATAGCACCACATATTTTGCAAAAAGATTCAGATGCGCGAATGCTCTCATCTGTTCTTGATGTGGTTGATCAATATGCGAAAGTAGAAGACCGTGAGAAGTTAGCAGCGAAGTTAAAATCTGTTTTATTCCAAGTCAAGTCAGATAGCCAATTAGAAAAATCACCAACACTAAAAGAATTGTTGCCAAAAGAGCGAATTACTTTTAAAGATAGTGTGGCTGATTGGCGTGAGGCTATTCAGATTGCTTCGAAGTCTCTCCAAGAAGAAGGTTATATTTCGAAAAATTACCAGACTGCAATGATTGAAAATATTGAGAAACTCGGACCTTATATTGTTATTGCCCCAGGGATTGCACTTCCACACGCTTCTGCCGAGGACGGAGCATATCGAGTAGGTATGAGTTTACTGCGACTGGATCAAGCTGTTTCATTTTCAAGTAAAGCGAAAGATCAGGTGAAACTAATTATTGTGCTCGCTTCCATTGACTCCTACACACATATTAATGCACTAAGTCAGTTAACGAATTTAATTATGAAACATCACTTGCTAGAGCAGATTGAAAAAGCCACCACAGCTAGTGAAATTGCCGAAATGCTAACAATAGAATAA
- a CDS encoding DUF2712 domain-containing protein yields the protein MKKKLVVLGLAGAMFLSGMGILNVSAANYSDTKFSFTLGRLGGNDYTSARQKQNTTASYVKLNSIGKGTMDAWILKSNGASVRSREVTVSQGKSKKIANYAYEDYGKCNVKLAAETSKLQIVRVSATGLWSPDSI from the coding sequence ATGAAAAAGAAATTAGTTGTTTTGGGGTTAGCGGGTGCAATGTTTTTATCGGGAATGGGAATTTTAAATGTAAGTGCAGCGAATTATTCAGATACAAAATTTAGTTTTACGTTAGGTAGATTAGGTGGGAATGACTATACTAGTGCTAGACAAAAACAGAATACCACGGCTTCTTATGTGAAATTAAACTCAATAGGAAAAGGAACAATGGACGCGTGGATTTTAAAATCTAATGGTGCCAGTGTTCGAAGTAGAGAAGTTACTGTGTCACAAGGTAAAAGTAAAAAAATTGCCAATTACGCATATGAAGATTATGGTAAATGTAATGTTAAATTAGCTGCTGAAACTAGTAAGCTTCAGATTGTTAGAGTTAGTGCTACGGGTCTTTGGAGTCCAGATAGCATTTAA
- the fusA gene encoding elongation factor G, whose product MAREFSLEKTRNIGIMAHIDAGKTTTTERILFYTGRIHKIGETHEGASQMDWMEQEQERGITITSAATTAQWKGYRVNIIDTPGHVDFTVEVERSLRVLDGAVAVLDAQSGVEPQTETVWRQATTYGVPRVVFVNKMDKIGADFLYSVGTLHERLAANAHPIQLPIGAEDTFEGIIDLIEMNALYYEDDLGNDPHIKEIPADLKELADEYRGKLVEAVAELDEELMMKYLEGEEITKEELKAGIRKGTLNVEFYPVVCGTAFKNKGVQPMLDAVLDYLPAPTDVPAINGVLPDGEEAARHADDSEPFSSLAFKVMTDPYVGRLTFFRVYSGTLNSGSYVQNSTKGKRERVGRILQMHANHREEISIVYAGDIAAAVGLKDTTTGDTLCDEKDQIILESMEFPEPVIQVAIEPKSKADQDKMGQALAKLAEEDPTFRAETDQETGQTLISGMGELHLDILVDRMRREFRVEANVGDPQVSYRETFRKSAQVEGKFVRQSGGRGQYGHVWIEFGPNEEGKGFEFENAIVGGVVPREYIPAVQAGLEGALDNGVLAGYPLIDIKAKLYDGSYHDVDSNEMAFKVAASMALRNAAKKCDPVILEPMMAVEVVIPEEYLGDIMGNITSRRGRVDGMEARGNAQVVRAFVPLANMFGYATHLRSGTQGRGVYTMQFDHYEEVPKSIAEEIIKANGGNNKED is encoded by the coding sequence ATGGCTAGAGAGTTCTCCTTAGAAAAGACTCGTAATATTGGTATCATGGCCCACATTGATGCGGGTAAAACTACCACTACTGAACGTATCCTTTTCTATACAGGGCGTATTCACAAAATTGGTGAAACCCATGAAGGTGCTTCTCAAATGGACTGGATGGAGCAAGAGCAAGAACGTGGTATTACTATCACTTCTGCTGCGACAACAGCTCAGTGGAAAGGCTACCGAGTAAACATTATCGATACACCCGGACACGTAGACTTCACAGTTGAAGTTGAACGTTCGCTTCGTGTACTTGATGGTGCTGTAGCGGTTCTAGATGCACAATCTGGTGTAGAACCACAAACAGAAACAGTTTGGCGTCAAGCTACTACTTACGGGGTTCCTCGTGTAGTATTCGTCAACAAAATGGACAAAATCGGCGCAGACTTCCTATATTCTGTAGGAACTTTGCATGAACGTTTGGCTGCTAATGCGCATCCAATCCAACTCCCAATTGGGGCCGAAGATACATTTGAAGGTATTATTGACTTAATCGAAATGAACGCATTATATTACGAAGATGATTTAGGTAATGACCCTCATATTAAAGAAATTCCAGCTGATCTGAAAGAATTAGCAGACGAATACCGCGGTAAGTTAGTGGAAGCTGTTGCTGAGCTTGACGAAGAGCTAATGATGAAATATCTAGAAGGCGAAGAAATTACAAAAGAAGAACTTAAAGCTGGTATCCGTAAAGGGACACTTAACGTTGAGTTCTATCCTGTAGTTTGTGGTACAGCATTCAAAAACAAAGGTGTTCAACCAATGTTAGATGCAGTACTTGATTACCTTCCAGCACCAACAGATGTTCCAGCTATTAACGGCGTATTGCCTGATGGAGAAGAAGCTGCTCGTCACGCTGATGATTCAGAACCATTCTCTTCCCTAGCATTCAAAGTTATGACTGACCCTTATGTTGGACGCTTAACTTTCTTCCGTGTTTATTCCGGTACTTTGAACTCAGGTTCTTATGTACAAAACTCGACTAAAGGTAAACGTGAACGTGTTGGACGTATCCTACAAATGCACGCTAATCACCGTGAAGAGATTTCGATCGTATACGCTGGTGATATCGCTGCTGCTGTAGGCCTTAAAGATACAACTACTGGGGACACTTTATGTGATGAAAAAGATCAAATTATCTTAGAATCCATGGAATTCCCAGAACCAGTTATCCAAGTAGCTATCGAACCTAAATCGAAAGCTGACCAAGATAAAATGGGGCAAGCTCTTGCGAAACTAGCGGAAGAAGATCCAACTTTCCGTGCTGAAACTGACCAAGAAACTGGCCAAACACTTATCTCCGGTATGGGTGAACTTCACCTTGACATTCTTGTTGACCGTATGAGACGTGAATTCCGCGTTGAAGCTAACGTTGGTGATCCACAAGTTTCTTATCGTGAAACATTCCGTAAATCTGCTCAAGTTGAAGGTAAATTCGTACGTCAATCTGGTGGACGTGGACAATATGGTCACGTTTGGATTGAATTCGGACCAAACGAAGAAGGTAAAGGATTTGAATTTGAAAATGCAATCGTTGGTGGGGTTGTTCCACGTGAATACATCCCAGCTGTACAAGCAGGTCTTGAAGGCGCACTAGATAATGGTGTACTTGCAGGATATCCACTGATTGACATCAAAGCAAAACTTTACGACGGATCTTACCATGACGTCGATTCCAATGAAATGGCCTTCAAAGTGGCTGCTTCAATGGCATTACGTAATGCTGCTAAGAAATGTGACCCTGTAATCCTTGAGCCAATGATGGCTGTAGAGGTTGTTATCCCAGAAGAATATCTTGGTGATATCATGGGTAATATTACTTCCCGTCGTGGTCGTGTAGATGGTATGGAAGCTCGCGGTAACGCTCAAGTTGTTCGCGCATTTGTACCACTTGCAAATATGTTTGGTTATGCAACTCACCTTCGTTCAGGTACGCAAGGTCGTGGTGTATACACTATGCAATTTGACCACTATGAAGAAGTTCCTAAATCTATTGCTGAAGAAATCATTAAAGCTAATGGTGGAAACAACAAAGAAGATTAA
- the rpsL gene encoding 30S ribosomal protein S12 produces MPTINQLVRKPRQSKIKKSTSPALNKGLNSFKRELTDVNSPQKRGVCTRVGTMTPKKPNSALRKYARVRLSNGIEVTAYIPGIGHNLQEHSVVLIRGGRVKDLPGVRYHIVRGALDTAGVENRGQSRSKYGTKKPKK; encoded by the coding sequence ATGCCTACAATTAACCAATTAGTACGCAAACCTCGTCAATCTAAAATTAAAAAATCTACATCACCTGCTTTGAACAAGGGCCTGAACAGTTTTAAAAGAGAACTAACTGATGTTAACTCTCCGCAAAAACGTGGCGTATGTACTCGTGTTGGTACCATGACTCCTAAAAAACCTAACTCGGCGCTTCGTAAATATGCCCGTGTACGTTTGAGTAATGGTATTGAAGTAACAGCTTACATTCCTGGTATTGGACACAACTTACAAGAACATAGTGTTGTTCTTATTCGTGGTGGACGTGTAAAAGATTTACCAGGGGTACGTTATCATATCGTTCGTGGAGCGCTTGATACAGCTGGTGTTGAAAATAGAGGACAAAGCCGTTCTAAATACGGTACGAAAAAACCTAAAAAATAA
- a CDS encoding GNAT family N-acetyltransferase yields the protein MSKLTFRNATEFDSALILHYILELAKHEGIGQDVVATEAGLRDTLFNQKVAEVIIAEYEDQSVGFALFFHNYSTLLGKKGLYLEDLYIIPEMRGKGFGTQFFKYLSKLALSRDCGRFEWWCLNENKSGMDFYNKIGAEKMAEWTVHRLSKIEMEKLSNL from the coding sequence ATGTCCAAACTAACTTTTCGAAATGCGACAGAATTCGACAGCGCACTAATTCTCCATTATATTTTAGAACTTGCAAAACATGAGGGAATTGGGCAAGATGTAGTTGCAACAGAGGCCGGGTTGCGTGATACTCTTTTTAATCAAAAAGTAGCGGAAGTCATTATTGCGGAATATGAAGACCAATCTGTGGGGTTCGCGCTATTCTTTCATAATTACTCCACCTTGTTAGGTAAAAAAGGACTTTACCTAGAAGATCTTTACATTATTCCCGAAATGCGCGGTAAAGGTTTTGGAACACAGTTTTTTAAGTACCTCTCAAAGCTCGCCTTGTCGCGGGATTGTGGTAGGTTTGAATGGTGGTGCCTCAACGAAAATAAATCAGGTATGGATTTTTATAATAAAATCGGTGCAGAAAAAATGGCAGAATGGACCGTACATAGACTTTCAAAAATAGAAATGGAAAAATTAAGTAACCTATAA
- the tuf gene encoding elongation factor Tu, whose translation MAKEKFDRSKPHVNIGTIGHVDHGKTTLTAAITTVLAKKGFADAQAYDQIDGAPEERERGITISTAHVEYQTDTRHYAHVDCPGHADYVKNMITGAAQMDGAILVVSAADGPMPQTREHILLSRQVGVPYIVVFMNKCDMVDDEELLELVEMEIRDLLTEYEFPGDDIPVIKGSALKALQGEADWEAKIDELMEAVDSYIPTPERDTDKPFMMPVEDVFSITGRGTVATGRVERGQVKVGDEVEVIGIEEESKKVVVTGVEMFRKLLDYAEAGDNIGALLRGVAREDIQRGQVLAKPGSITPHTNFKAETYVLTKEEGGRHTPFFNNYRPQFYFRTTDVTGIVTLPEGTEMVMPGDNIELAVELIAPIAIEDGTKFSIREGGRTVGAGVVSNISK comes from the coding sequence ATGGCAAAAGAAAAATTTGACCGCTCTAAACCCCATGTTAACATTGGTACTATTGGACACGTTGACCATGGTAAAACTACTTTAACTGCTGCAATTACAACTGTACTTGCTAAAAAAGGCTTTGCTGATGCACAAGCTTACGACCAAATTGACGGTGCTCCAGAAGAAAGAGAACGTGGGATCACAATCTCTACTGCACACGTTGAGTACCAAACTGATACTCGTCACTATGCACACGTTGACTGCCCAGGACATGCCGATTACGTTAAAAACATGATCACTGGTGCTGCACAAATGGACGGAGCTATCTTAGTAGTATCTGCTGCTGATGGTCCAATGCCACAAACTCGTGAACATATCTTACTTTCACGTCAAGTTGGTGTTCCATACATCGTTGTATTCATGAACAAATGTGACATGGTTGACGATGAAGAATTACTTGAATTAGTTGAAATGGAAATTCGTGATCTATTAACTGAATATGAATTCCCTGGCGACGACATTCCTGTAATCAAAGGTTCAGCTCTTAAAGCACTTCAAGGTGAAGCTGATTGGGAAGCTAAAATTGACGAGTTAATGGAAGCTGTAGATTCTTACATTCCAACTCCAGAACGTGATACTGACAAACCATTCATGATGCCAGTTGAGGATGTATTCTCAATCACTGGTCGTGGAACAGTTGCAACTGGACGTGTTGAACGTGGACAAGTTAAAGTTGGTGACGAAGTAGAAGTTATCGGTATTGAAGAAGAAAGCAAAAAAGTAGTAGTAACTGGAGTAGAAATGTTCCGTAAATTACTAGACTACGCTGAAGCTGGCGACAACATTGGCGCACTTCTACGTGGTGTTGCTCGTGAAGATATCCAACGTGGTCAAGTATTAGCTAAACCAGGTTCGATTACTCCACATACTAACTTCAAAGCTGAAACTTATGTTTTAACTAAAGAAGAAGGTGGACGTCATACTCCATTCTTCAACAACTACCGCCCACAATTCTATTTCCGTACTACTGACGTAACTGGTATTGTTACACTTCCAGAAGGTACTGAAATGGTAATGCCTGGTGATAACATTGAGCTTGCAGTTGAACTAATTGCACCAATCGCTATCGAAGACGGTACTAAATTCTCCATCCGTGAAGGTGGACGTACAGTAGGCGCTGGCGTTGTTTCTAACATCAGCAAATAA
- a CDS encoding deoxyguanosinetriphosphate triphosphohydrolase, which produces MKWDKLLNDKRRRESGVTRSKNTDVRSAFENDFQRIVMSASFRRLQDKTQVFPLEKSDFVRTRLTHSMEVSTIAKSMGNMVTHTIQEEKLDEDFTKDHADKIPEILACAGLLHDMGNPPFGHFGEESIREWFRDNLATITYKNKSLAEILTPQMKEDFYYFEGNAQVLRVVSKLHYLFDQYGLNLTFATINAVIKYPVSSLKINKNQIKSKKLGYFYADESLFNEITTATEALDNRHPLTYLLEVADDIAYLNADLEDGVKKGIVNITQILRGFEEIEEHNKVTAACYNELKKKSERYEGQEESFIVQQWLASNVRGQLINRSLEVFYANYEAIMAGTFNDSLIDASEAEQLVQILQSLSFTYIYQDKGIVESEIAGNEIISKLLETFIPAVIYYDSETPERQTAKDKRLLTLISDNYLGCYRKNAEGESETMKLYLRLLLVTDFICGMTDSYAKDLYQRLNGLS; this is translated from the coding sequence ATGAAATGGGACAAACTTCTAAATGACAAACGCCGCCGCGAATCAGGTGTCACTCGTTCTAAAAATACCGATGTACGTAGCGCATTCGAAAATGATTTCCAACGAATCGTCATGAGCGCATCATTTCGTCGCTTACAAGATAAAACACAAGTCTTCCCACTAGAAAAAAGTGACTTTGTCCGTACACGACTAACGCATTCAATGGAAGTAAGTACAATTGCTAAGTCAATGGGGAACATGGTAACCCATACGATTCAAGAAGAAAAGCTAGATGAAGATTTCACAAAGGACCATGCTGATAAAATTCCGGAAATTCTGGCTTGTGCAGGTCTTTTACATGATATGGGAAATCCGCCGTTCGGTCATTTCGGCGAAGAAAGTATTCGCGAGTGGTTCCGAGATAATCTAGCAACAATCACTTATAAAAACAAAAGTTTAGCCGAAATTTTAACGCCGCAAATGAAAGAAGATTTTTATTACTTCGAAGGTAACGCGCAGGTGCTTCGTGTCGTGTCAAAACTGCATTATCTTTTCGATCAATATGGACTGAATCTAACTTTTGCAACCATAAATGCTGTCATAAAATATCCAGTTTCTTCCTTAAAAATAAATAAAAACCAAATCAAAAGTAAAAAATTAGGCTATTTTTATGCAGATGAGTCATTATTTAATGAAATAACTACAGCAACGGAAGCATTAGATAATCGTCATCCGCTAACTTATTTACTCGAAGTAGCAGACGATATCGCTTACCTCAACGCTGACCTAGAAGATGGCGTAAAAAAAGGCATTGTTAATATCACCCAAATTTTAAGAGGTTTTGAAGAAATAGAAGAGCATAATAAAGTTACTGCTGCATGTTACAACGAGCTCAAGAAAAAAAGCGAACGCTACGAAGGACAAGAAGAAAGTTTTATCGTGCAACAATGGCTGGCATCCAATGTCCGTGGTCAGCTCATTAATCGCTCACTTGAAGTGTTTTACGCAAATTATGAAGCAATAATGGCCGGAACTTTCAATGATTCGCTAATTGATGCTTCTGAGGCAGAACAACTTGTTCAAATTCTGCAAAGTCTTTCATTTACCTATATTTACCAAGATAAAGGCATCGTCGAATCTGAAATCGCCGGAAACGAGATAATTTCCAAATTACTTGAAACTTTTATCCCGGCAGTCATTTATTATGATAGTGAGACACCAGAACGCCAAACTGCTAAGGACAAACGCTTACTAACTTTGATTTCTGACAACTATCTAGGCTGTTACCGCAAAAATGCAGAAGGTGAGAGCGAAACGATGAAACTATATCTCCGCCTACTACTCGTAACAGATTTCATTTGCGGCATGACCGACAGCTACGCGAAAGATTTATATCAACGGTTGAATGGGCTTAGTTAA
- a CDS encoding membrane protein codes for MNQFLKIEFKRVFKNKSFLLALALGMFIVIIQQITVARYYSPTEENVFIYLTGYNTTGLGTNLYYLLLPCLVALAGADLLGEDRRTGLDIFSRIRGTDKQYYFSKSIVAFVAGGVAFCLPLIVELFLLMLVYPSVPFDYFASEVPVTYEEMFGNVFYNSPITYEVIFLVIGFVYSGLFALLGILVSFFSSSKYVVLLSPLAIYYGIWIVFSLGGYPEVSPFGFLTPKQAYPLNFQVIWIEFLLLFVVAIIGIAWSVKNEKS; via the coding sequence ATGAATCAATTTTTAAAAATAGAATTTAAGCGAGTTTTTAAGAATAAATCATTTCTTCTAGCACTTGCACTTGGAATGTTTATCGTGATAATACAGCAAATAACAGTAGCACGCTATTATTCACCTACAGAAGAAAATGTTTTTATATATTTAACTGGTTATAATACTACTGGGCTTGGGACAAATCTTTATTATTTATTGCTGCCATGTTTAGTCGCGTTAGCAGGGGCAGATTTATTAGGAGAGGATCGCCGTACTGGTTTGGATATATTTTCGCGGATAAGAGGAACGGACAAACAGTATTACTTTTCAAAAAGTATCGTTGCGTTTGTTGCTGGAGGAGTGGCATTTTGCTTGCCGTTGATTGTGGAGCTTTTTTTATTAATGTTAGTCTATCCATCAGTTCCTTTTGATTACTTTGCATCTGAAGTACCAGTAACATATGAAGAGATGTTTGGAAATGTTTTTTATAACAGCCCAATTACTTATGAGGTGATATTTCTTGTAATCGGTTTTGTTTATAGTGGATTATTCGCGTTACTGGGGATTTTAGTTTCCTTTTTTAGTTCTAGTAAATATGTAGTGCTATTAAGTCCGCTAGCAATTTATTATGGAATTTGGATTGTATTTTCTTTAGGCGGTTATCCGGAGGTCAGTCCGTTTGGTTTTTTAACTCCAAAACAAGCATATCCTTTGAACTTCCAAGTTATTTGGATAGAATTTCTGCTTCTTTTTGTAGTGGCAATCATCGGTATTGCTTGGAGTGTGAAAAATGAAAAGTCATAA